TGCTTGATCTCTTCGACACGGACGAGGAAGCGGCCAAACACGTCGCCGGTCGTGGCGAGCGGGACCTTGAAGTTGACCGCCGCGCTGCCCTGGCCGTCCCAGTTGTCTTTGTAGCAGAGGTAGGGGGTGTCCTTGCGGACGTCGCGTTTGACGTTCGAGGCGCGGGCGAGCGGGCCGGTGAGGGACCAGCCGATGGCTTCTTCGCGGGTGACGACGCCGATGCCCTCGGTGCGGTCGCGGAAGATGCGGTTTTTGTTAAGGAGGCCTTCGAGGTCGTCGATGGCGGGGGGGAGCTGCTCGCGGATGAAGGTGGTGACCATCTTGACGAACATGTCCTGGTCGGGCAGGTCCATCATGGTGCCGCCGACGCGGGTGTAGTCGGGGTGGAAGCGTTGGCCGGAGATGAAGTCGATGATGTCGTAGATGCGTTCGCGTTCGTTGAAGCCGTAGAGGAATCCGGTGAACGCCCCGAGGTCGAGCGCGGCCGCGCCGACGCACATGAGGTGGTTCTGGATGCGGCCCAGCTCGGAGAGGATCGTGCGGACGACCTTGCACCGCGGGGTGATGTCGATGTCGAAGAGTTTTTCGACGGCGTGGTGCCAGGCGATGTCGTTGGCGATGGGCGAGACGTAGTCCATGCGCGAGACGATGGTGACGTACTGGTTGTAGTCGAGGGCCTCGCCGAGTTTTTCGAAGCCGGAGTGGAGGTAGCCGATGTGGGGGGTCGCGCGGGCGATGCGTTCGCCGTCGAGCTCCATGACAATGCGGAGGGTGGTGTGGGTAGCGGGGTGCTGCGGGCCGAAGTTGAGGGTCCAGCGGTCGCCCGGGAGGTGTTCACGGTCCTTGAGGTAGGGCGTGGTCTCGACGTCGAGGTCGATGGGCTTGAGGTCGTAGGGCATGGGGGGCTCGGGCGCGAGGGGGCCGGGTCGAGACCGCATTGTAGGCCTTGTGGGGTGTGCGTCCAGCGAGGGGCGAAGGGAGAATGCTCGAATGTCGAATGCGCGAATGTCGAAAGAAATCCCAATGAGCAAGTCCCAATGAATCGGAGCGAGAGGGCGCGGGGCTTCGGTCATTTGAGATTTTGTCATTTCTTCGACATTCGCGCATTCGACATTCGTGCATTGAGTGAGACTACACTTGAGGGATGGATGGGTCGGCTATCGAGACACACGGCGAGGAACAAGCGGCGGATGCAGTGCGGGCGCTCGCGGAGGGCTTGGGCTTCGCGCTGTCGGGTGTCGCGCCGGCGGCGCGCTCGGCGTATGCGGAGCACTTGTCGCGGTGGCTGGCGGCGGGTAAGCACGGGGAGATGCACTACCTGGCCGAGCACGCGGCGCTGCGGGTGGACCCCCGGGAACTGGTGCCGGGCGCGCGGTGTGTGATTGTGGTGGCGGATGCTTATCCGGGGAAGTGGCCCAGCGGCCTAGTGGCCGAGCGGCCCAGTGGGCGGGAACAAGACCCTTCGGATGCGCAACACTTGACCACTGGGCCACTCGACCACTCGACCACTTCCCCCGCGGGCCGGATCGCCAAGTACGCCCACGGCGACGATTACCACAAAACGATTAAGAAGCGGCTGCACACGCTCGCCAACACGCTGGCTGAAGCGTATCCGGGGCACACGTTCCGCGCGACGGTCGATACTGCGCCGATCTTTGAGCGCGAGCTGGCGACGTCGGCCGGGCTTGGGTGGACGGGTAAGCACACACTGATGATCCACCCTCGCCACGGGTCGTACTTCCTCCTGGGCACGCTGGTCACGACGCTCGACATCGCGACGAGTGAACAGCTCGGCTACCCCGCGCCGCTGTCGCCGCCGACGGACCACTGCGGGTCGTGTACGCGGTGCATCGATGCGTGCCCGACGGACGCGATCGCGGCCGAGGGCTACTCGGTCGATGGGACGCGCTGCATCAGCTACCTGACGATCGAGCACCGCAGCACGATCGACCCCGCGCTGTTCGCGGGGATGGGCGACTGGCTGGCGGGCTGCGACATCTGCCAGGATGTCTGCCCGCACAACCGGCGCCGGCTCGCGGGCACCGACCCGCCTTCAAGCGAGGGCGGCCCGCTGCCCATCCACCCGCGCTACACCCCAAGCCATCATGGCCCCACGCTCAAACTCATCGACATCCTCCACTGGACCGAAGACGACCGCCGACGCGTGCTGATCGGCTCGGCCCTCAAACGCATCAAGCTCGACATGTGGCACCGCAACGCGCTGATCGCGGCGGGCAACGCGCTGCGGGTGAGCGATGATGCCGTGCTGCGTGAGCGTGTCGAAGCGATGGCGCGTGACGAAGGGTTGACAGAGATGGTGCGCGTGACAGCGGTAGATGTACTGGCCCAGCTCCAATAGCCGCATCGCTACGCGATGCCGGTGGCTTTTGCGCACGGATTCAAGACAAAAACTCCGGCGTTGCGTAGCAACGCGGCTATTCATTCATGTCAGTACCGCACTTTTCGTGGGTCTTCTTCTACTGTCCCAACTGCCCGCGGATCAGCCCCAGCTCGCGCTCGCTGAGCCCTTCCTGCGTCAGGTCCAGCGTCACGGCGGGCAGCCAGAAGCCGCCGACGACCTCGTACCCTAGCTGCTCAAACGCACGCTCCTCCATATCCGCCATGTGACCGGCCCCGTAGAACACCGCGATCGACTCGGCGTCGGTCCCTTCATCGAGCAATGCCTTGAGGTCATCAATCACCACCTGATTGCGCAGGTCGATGATGACGCGGTCAAACCCCTCACCGAGCACCGCGCCCGCGTCCTGCGCGGGGCCCGCCTCGCCCAGCGTCCGGACGAGCATCATCTTCGCCATCGTCCGCATCATCGGCGACGCGTTCAGGAACTGCTCCATCCCCTTCATCACCATCACGACGTTGGGGTCTTCGCCGTTGAGAAGGCCTTCGAGCATCGCGCTGGTCGCGGAATCCTCTTCCCCAAGCTCGGCCGCGACATCGTCCCACGCCATGTCGCTGTTCACCCACGTCGCCTGGTCGGTCAGCATCCGCTCGCCCTGGAAGCTGAGCCCCATGACGTTGGCGATCGTGTCGTAGAGCGACGGCGCGGCCGCGTCGTCGTCCAACTCGACTTCGTAGCGCAGGTCCGCATCGATGCCCTCGCCGCCCGCCTCACCGTCCGCGCCGTAGCTCGTGACCGCGGTGATCACGGCGTTTTCATCGACCTCGACGTTGACCGCACGCCCCCACGCATCCGCCGACGCCACACGCAGCTTGCGCATCAGGACCGCATCAAACACCGCGCCGTCATTTGCCATCAGCGCCGCGAGCGCACCCGGCGCTTCGCCGACGTGCTCCGCATAGCGCTCGACCATCGACGCCATGAAACGCAACCGCCGATCCGTCCGCAGCACCTTGTCCTCATCCGTGCCCGGCTCGATGTCGCCTTCGCCCGGCCCACCGACGCCCTCGTACAACACCAGGTCCTGCCCATCCAGGAAGTTCTGCAACGCCGTGTAGTACGCTTCGTCCCCGACATGCACCGCGCCGACCAGCAAAATCGTCGGCCCATCGCCCTCCACCGGCACGAGGAACCGCGTCGCGATGTCCAGCCGGACCGTGTCGTGCTCGCCGACCACCGTCCGCGTCCAAGGGCCTGAAGATTCAAAACCCTCGACTTCCTGCGCAGCCGAAGCAGTCGCAGGGCCAATTAACATCGCGCCGCCAATCGCACAGGCGGCCAACGAACGAACAGTAGAAGCAGGGGGGTTGAACAAAGCGGTCGCTCCGGGTGGGTATCGAAAAGCTGGGCAAACGATACTACGCCCGGGCGGCGGCTGGGTTGCGAAATCGCAACAAAAGGTGGGCCGGCCAGTTTGTCGGAGCACGAAGCGTAAGCGAGTGAATCTACCCCGCATGCCGCCAACACGCGCTCATGCGTCGTGCTCGGCCAGCAGGTCATCGTCCGCCTTGGGCGGCGCCCCCGTCCGCCTTGGCCAGAGCCCGAGCAGGATGAGCAGGGCCCCAAACCCCGCGACCCACGGCCGATGCTCGCCCGTCGCATACGTCAGCAGCCGGGTTTGCCTTGGCCGCGCTGCCGGGGCGGGTTCCTCGGCCAGCAGGTCGGGCCGGCTGAGCCACTGCTCGATGCTGCCGCCGTCGGTCCAGAGGTCCGCCGCCTGCCGGATCGCGTCGGGGTCCGGGCTGTCGATGATCGCCGCCAAATCCCGCGGCCCGGCCTGCGCGACGCTCGTCCCGACCGGCCGAAGACGCAGCTCGGTCAGCGCCAGCCGCTCGATCAGCACCGGGTCGTCGTCCGCCAGTGCCGCGTGGAACTGCTGGTATCGGCCGTGCTCGTCGGCGAGCGTCTGGGCCTTGGCTTCGAGGACCCGCCGCTGGTCTTGCAGGTCGAGCGTCTTGAG
The sequence above is a segment of the Phycisphaeraceae bacterium D3-23 genome. Coding sequences within it:
- a CDS encoding NADH-quinone oxidoreductase subunit D → MPYDLKPIDLDVETTPYLKDREHLPGDRWTLNFGPQHPATHTTLRIVMELDGERIARATPHIGYLHSGFEKLGEALDYNQYVTIVSRMDYVSPIANDIAWHHAVEKLFDIDITPRCKVVRTILSELGRIQNHLMCVGAAALDLGAFTGFLYGFNERERIYDIIDFISGQRFHPDYTRVGGTMMDLPDQDMFVKMVTTFIREQLPPAIDDLEGLLNKNRIFRDRTEGIGVVTREEAIGWSLTGPLARASNVKRDVRKDTPYLCYKDNWDGQGSAAVNFKVPLATTGDVFGRFLVRVEEIKQSIHIIEQLIENIPGGPMNTYVDGKAVLPDKEQVYGSIEGLIQHFELVMTNRGWEAPINEVYGCVESANGELGYYIVADGGPNPWRARTRPPSFINYACFSKMLEGHLLADAVAVLGSINIIAAELDR
- the queG gene encoding tRNA epoxyqueuosine(34) reductase QueG translates to MDGSAIETHGEEQAADAVRALAEGLGFALSGVAPAARSAYAEHLSRWLAAGKHGEMHYLAEHAALRVDPRELVPGARCVIVVADAYPGKWPSGLVAERPSGREQDPSDAQHLTTGPLDHSTTSPAGRIAKYAHGDDYHKTIKKRLHTLANTLAEAYPGHTFRATVDTAPIFERELATSAGLGWTGKHTLMIHPRHGSYFLLGTLVTTLDIATSEQLGYPAPLSPPTDHCGSCTRCIDACPTDAIAAEGYSVDGTRCISYLTIEHRSTIDPALFAGMGDWLAGCDICQDVCPHNRRRLAGTDPPSSEGGPLPIHPRYTPSHHGPTLKLIDILHWTEDDRRRVLIGSALKRIKLDMWHRNALIAAGNALRVSDDAVLRERVEAMARDEGLTEMVRVTAVDVLAQLQ
- a CDS encoding type II secretion system protein GspG, whose amino-acid sequence is MLIGPATASAAQEVEGFESSGPWTRTVVGEHDTVRLDIATRFLVPVEGDGPTILLVGAVHVGDEAYYTALQNFLDGQDLVLYEGVGGPGEGDIEPGTDEDKVLRTDRRLRFMASMVERYAEHVGEAPGALAALMANDGAVFDAVLMRKLRVASADAWGRAVNVEVDENAVITAVTSYGADGEAGGEGIDADLRYEVELDDDAAAPSLYDTIANVMGLSFQGERMLTDQATWVNSDMAWDDVAAELGEEDSATSAMLEGLLNGEDPNVVMVMKGMEQFLNASPMMRTMAKMMLVRTLGEAGPAQDAGAVLGEGFDRVIIDLRNQVVIDDLKALLDEGTDAESIAVFYGAGHMADMEERAFEQLGYEVVGGFWLPAVTLDLTQEGLSERELGLIRGQLGQ